In the Fibrobacter sp. UWR3 genome, GCCACAAGGAAATCATCCGCCAGCTCGACCTGAACCTCCCCCTCCCGCTGTTCCTGTTCCAAATGGCGGTCGCCATCATCCTGTTCGCGTTCTTGAACAAAGATTTCCGCGAATGGTTCAAGGGAATCCTCCCCCAAAAGCCGTTCAGCATCCTCGCCATAGCGGCGGCCATCGGCATCGCGGTATTCGCCGGCACCCAGATAGAGGCACGCCACCGCGTTCAGAGCGACGAGAGCGTGTTCATGTCGGTCGCCCAGAACATGTACCACAACCACGAATCGGGCACGTGCAACCAGGGCATATTTGACGGCACGCACCTCAACTGCATCGCCAAGTCCAACAGTTTCAAGACGAAGGGTCTCGCCTTCCTCTACTTCCTCGGCATGCCCCTGTTCGGCACTGACCTGCACTGGATTTTCAACGCAGAACTCCTGATGCTCCCGCTCGCGTTCCTGCTAATGTTCCTCGCGATTGTCGCCTGGACCAAGCAGCCCCTGCTCGCCTTCCTCGCAGCACTCCTCATGGCACTGCAGCCCACCGTGCTCTTCCAGTTCCGCGCCATGTCGGTGGAACCGCTCTACATATTCCTCTCTGCGCTCTCGCTGTTCATATTCAAGTGGGCCTACGACCGCAACACCGTAATGCACTGGGCTCTCCTCGCCATCACGCTGGCATTCTTCGCGCAGACCCGCCAGGAAACCGCATTCTGCCTGCTTTCCTTCATATTCTTCGCCTTCCCGAAAATCCTCGACAAGAAGGATTTCAAGGCGCCCACGTTCTTCGTGACGCTCTCGCTGTTCTCGGTACCGGCGCTGCTCACCATCAGCTACTTCCAGGGATTCGGGTTCCAGGGCGGCGAGTTCGAAGCCCACGGCCACTTCCTCGAAGACCTGAAACGCAACTGGATCGAGATGACCCGCCCCCTCAAGGAAAACGGCGAGCTCGAGAACCCGTTCCTCACCTACTTCAACTACCTGTTCGCCATCGGCGGAGTCTACCTGCTGTTCCGCGCCATCTACGACGCCACAAAGGGCTGCAGGTTCTACCTGTGGACGCTCGTGTTCCTTTTGCTCTACCACGTGCAGACCTACATGATTCTCGAGAACGTCTCGGGCGACTTCAGCATCCAGATTAACCAGCGCTACAGCCTGGTGATGCTGCCCAGCATGGCGTTTGTCGCAGCGCTCCCCATCGCGCACGCCATCGAGTACTTCGCAGCATCCGCAAGCAAGAAAGAGGCAAAGCCGCTCGCATTTGCGGGCATGGTCATCGTCGCCATAATCCTCAGCGCATGGACGTTCCACTACAAGGAAGACTTCAACAAGAACATCATGTACAACCGCAACCACCTGACCACCGAGGAGCACGAAATTCTCGGCTGGCTCAAGGAACAGCCCGAAGCGGACCGCCTGTTTATCTACGGGAGGCCCTGGCACTTCGTGGGTTACGGAGTATCTTCCATCCACTACGACAGGGCGCGCCAAATGAGCGATGCCGAACTGCAAAAGTACATTGACAAGTACAACGGCGAAGTCTACTACATCCGCGGGCTCGACTGCTGGGACAGCCAGACCTACCACAAAAAGGCGGTAGAACACCGCATCGCCACGACCTGCGACGTGTTTGAGCGCGAAATGGACCTCGTGGGCGTGAAAAACATCCTGATTACCAACAACTACTGGGTGCAGATCGCGAAGTTCAACGGGCGCAAGCACTACAACCCCACGAACATTATCCAGGTTTCCGAACCCGCGAGGGAGAGCGCCGCGGAAAATTCGAGCGAAGCCCCGCTGCTCCTGAATTACAATCTCAAGGAAAAGCCAGAAGCGGCCCGGAACTGGACGCTCCGGATTTCGCTTAACAATCTTCTAGTGAAAGATACCGCCTACGCAGCCGGAGAATACAACGTCCTGGTGAGTTACGACAAACTGCAACCCGGTTACAACACCGTCCGCTATATCGTCACGAACACGGAAAAGCATACTAAGCTCGCCGACATTTCCAAGTACTACTTCAACGCAGCCGGCGGGGCCTCCGCACTCGAACAGGGCTCAATAACCGAGCACCGCCAGGACTGGGGCAACCTCCGCTGGAACAAGAGCATAGAGAACCACGAGATGACGATAAACGGTACCAAGTTCGAAAACGGGTTCGGCACGCACGCCAACTCCGAAACGACAATCGGCCTCGAGGGCAAGTACCGCGCATTCCGCACGTCTTTCGGGCTCGACGACGAAAGCCTCTGCAGCGAGGGCGTCTCGGTGCAAATCATCGGCGACGGGCAGGTGCTTGCCGCAAGCCCTGTATTCCAGAGCGGCGTGGTCCACACGCTTACCGCCAACACCGAAGGCGTGCAGAAACTGGTGCTCAAGACCACCGCGAAGGGCAGCATCGACTGCAGCCACGTCGACTTCGTACACCCCGTACTAATACCTTAATGTGTAATGTGAAATGTGATATGAGTAATTAATCATCACACATTACACACTTCACATTTCACACCTCACATTTTTCATCCGTCTTTTCTATATTAATCGCATGCTCTTATCCGTAATCATTCCCGTATTTAACGAAGAAGAAATTGTTGCCGAAACTTACCGCGTCCTGGAAGAGGAACTCAAGGAATACGAGCACGAACTCATTTTCGTGAACGACGGTTCCAAGGACAGGACCCGCGAAATTGTCGAGGGCCTGCTTCCGGGCAACCCGAACAACAAGATTATCAACTTCAGCCGTAACTTTGGCCACCAGGCCGCCTTCAGCGCGGGCCTCGACCATGCCATCGGCGATGCGGTGGTGATTATCGACGGCGACCTGCAAGACCCGCCGAGCCTCATCCACGAGATGATGGTCAAGTGGCGCGAAGGCTACCAGGTCGTTTACGCGCAGAGGAACAAGCGCAAGGGTGAAACCATCTTCAAGCGCTTTACCGCGTTTTGCTTCTACCGCCTCATCGGCAAACTCACGAGCATCGATATCCCGCCCGATACCGGCGACTACCGCCTCATGGACCGCTGCGTGGTGGACCAGCTCAAGAACCTGCCGGAACGCAGCCGCTTTTTGCGCGGGCTCGTGTGCTGGGTAGGCTTCAAGAAGATTGGCGTCAAGTACGACCGCGCCGAACGCACCGCAGGCACGTCCAAGTACCCGCTCAAAAAGATGATGCGGCTCGCCTTCGACGGCATTACCGGATTCAGTTCCGCGCCGCTCAAGGTCAGTTTCTACATGGGATTCTTCGCGACCCTCGTGGGTCTCGGCGTTCTCGTGTGGTCCATACTCGAGAAGTTCCTGAGCCCCGCGACAACAGTACCGGGCTGGGCATCGCTCATGACGGCCATCGTGTTCTTTGCAGGCGTGCAGCTCATGTCAATCGGGATTCTCGGGGAATACATCGGCCGCATCTACGACGAAGTCAAGCAACGCCCACTTTATATCGAAGACAAGAAAAACTAGGGAGGGCAACGCCCTCCCTAAGACCCTCCCGATACTCGATACTAGTATCTTCGTGGGCACCTTCGGTGCCTATGAAGTTTCTTTCCTAATCCTTCAAGCAGCGGACGGAAACAGAAGTCGTTCCAGTGAAATCCGTAAAAGCTGCACTTTGGAGGCTATAGACAAAATTAGCAGTAAAATATCTACCCTTACAAGAGGTCGTTTGACACTGTGTCTTACTCAAAAACCAAGCATTTTCTTTTTCTCCATCGCAAGAAGATCCCGAAGCTGCTCCTCTACCTCCCGGAAGTGCCGAGAATCCGAATTTATCATCACCGTTACCAGGTTCTTTCCAACCTGATGTAGAATTGAGATGGGTGGCCGCATTCTCTTTTCCATCAACAGCGGAGAACAAAGCAAACCACTCCGTCGTATCCGGCAGATGCCAGCCTTCGGGACAAACACTTCCCTTCTCTATCGTTTCCTCTATTGGATAAAGGCGGCCGTACTTGTTACAATTGGCTGAATTTTTTCCGTAGCAATAACCAATCGTATCCTTGCCTTCTCCCTTATAGTTCAGGTTCTGCGCCATCCACACCTGGTCGCCAATCTTGACCATCCTGTACGTCTTGCCATCGCGGTTATCAACGAAGTAATTTGTATCCAGGATGCAGCGGACGGAAAGAGCATAGTAATGATCTCCAGTCACATAATATTCGGACATCGATGCAGAATCGACAGTATACTCCAATTTTAAACCATACGCGGAGTTAGATCCGGATTCTGTTGCAGTTGCACTCCAGAAATGGGCCGCGCCTTCTAAACCATAGTATCCACCATCACCCGAATAATTACTCCAAAAGCCAGCAGGCAGTGCCGAAAAGCCATACTTATCCGTTCCATTACCATCATTCTTCCAGCCGGAGTTCGTCTTGAGAGCCTCGCCCGCTTTTTTCGCACTACCATCACCCACAGATTTAATCAACTCTTCCCATTCGCCCTTACTTGGTAAACTCCAGCCTTCGGGACAAAGATTTTTCGCATCCCCCCACACGTAAAGGCGACCGTATATTTCACAATTATGAGTGTTCCCGTCATAGCAAAAACTATTGGCCTCTTGCCAGGCCATATTTTCCGCCATCCAAGTCCGACCGCCGATTTCTACCGTCCTGTACGAAAAATAAGGAGTCCTTGGATCGGTCATAATCCCATAGCTTCTTCCTGAAGGAGGAACGTAGCTGGAAGACGATTCCGCAGAACTGCTGCTCGAAGCAATGGAACTGCTGCTCTGCACCGCCTGCGACGAAGATGTCGCTATGACCGATGAAGACGACTGGATATCACCGCTCGATATCGGGACAGAAGATGACGACGGTTTATCGTCTTCCGAAGATGGAGAAGACTGAATATCACCGCTCGATGTCGGGACAAAAGATGACGATGACGACGGATTATCGACATCCGAAGACGAAGGCAACGGATTATCGCCATCCGACGGGGAAGAATAGTCTACATCGTCCACATACTCAAGCGCCCCGAAGTTGTTGTCGAACTCTTCCTGGTAGTTGCTGCAGGCCGCAAAGAGGAAAGCGAGGGCAAGAATGACAAATGGATACACTTGTGCCCTTGGCACTGCGGTATGACGCACGAATCGTTCATTCAATTTCGAATTCATTCTGTTTCCTCCCTAGAACGCAAGGCTCACGCCAAGCCCGATTCCACCCACAATGGCAATACCGATACCCGCAGTGCGATACTTCTGGTACTTCCCGATGTCGTCGTGGCGTTTATTGAATTCTTCGCGCGAAGCCGGCATTTTTTCGCTTTCGCTTTTCGCCTTGTTGTTGTAAACCACAGCAAGCGTCGTGCCCGCAACGAGCGCAGCCGCCGAAATCCCGAGGAACACCCAGCGTGCGCCGCTCGACTTCTTTGCTTCGGGCAGGCCGTTATCCACCTTGTCGCCCGCCTGCGGGGCCGGTTCCGCTACCGGAGCGGCATTGGACACCGTTCCCGAGGAGGTCACCACCTCGGATGCAACCGTCTTCGTGTTCATCTTGGGCATCGCCTTGATGGCCGTAGAATCGCGACCCCAAATCCAGCGGCCCACGAGGTCGTTGCTCGCCTTCTCGAACTCCACGCGGCCCTTGTAGGTGGCCATCTCGCCGTCGCGCCCCTTCGGGAAGTTCACCGACTTGTCCTTCATGTCCACCAGCAGGTGCGCGTTCTCCTTGCCCGAAGGAATCTGCGTCACGTTGAAGAGTTCGGCGCCGCTCAGGTAGTACGCGCCCGCCACCGGCCTGTTCAGGTCCAGGTAGAGCGAGAGGTCGCTCGTATCGAGAACCACCTTCAGGTTCGTCTTCGTATGCAAAAGCGAGTCGTTCATGTGGTCGAGCGCCTGCACAAAGAGCGGTGCAAACTCGTCGCCCGACTTGCGCAGCACAATGTCACCGCACTTCGAGAGCCAGAGTTCGGTAAAATGCTTCTGCTGGTCCATACGGCGTTCGTCGTAGCGCAGCTTGAAGTTGTAAGATGCATCGAAAGCGCCCGCATGCGAGAGCGGTTCCAGGTCCACGCCGCCCTCGATTTTCAGGAGGTTCTCCTTGCTCGCGATAATGCGGGAAAAAGCGTCGGTACAGGCGTCAATCTGCTGCGTGCGCTGTTCCAGGTCGTTCGCCATGGTCACCACGCCCAGGCGCAGTTCGCCAGTCACTTCCATGTAGCGCGATTCGAATTCGGGGAGTTCCACGGCATAAAAATGACCGCACTCCTCGTCTAGCACGTCGTTTATAGAAACCATGCTACACCGGTCGTTCATTTTCGCGATGCGGTTCGCACGGGTAATCAGGGAATCAAGTTCGGGGTTATCGCTCCCGATGCCCGCCTTCAACTGCTGCAAGTCGGACTGTATCGCCTGGAACTCGGAGGCGTCCTTCACAAAGATAGATACAGTCGGGTCGGCAAAGGCCATGTCTGCAAGGCACGCCAACACAACAGCAATAAAACTAGATTTCATACCATCTCCTACACACCCTGACACCATTTGCAAACAAATATAATAACCCCAAAACATTTTTTTTCGCGGCGATTCTGCGTTATTGCGTTAAATCACACTCCAGGCCTTCGTTTGTTTGCGAAAAATCACATTCCCGTTTCCTCGCTTGTTGCAAATCACATTTCAGCCAGGATTCACGCGAGCGGGTTTCGATTTCGGTGGCGAAAAAAAGCATTTTTTTCATTTCTGGCGGTGAAATTAACAATTTTTTTCGCATTTCACCGCCACTTTGTTACGTTATCTGCAACATTTGAGTTTCAAAAGATACTTTTTCGTCATATTCGGCGGTGAAAACGACATTTTTTCTCTGATTTCACCGCCATCCCGCCACCCTATTCCGCAAACGGCCCTAATTTTTATACAGACAACATAATTTCTGGCGGTGAAAACGAGCATTTTCACCCTATTTTCACCGCCACTTTGGCAATTTCGCCGCCTTTTACTACATTTGGGCGCATGAAAAACAAGCTCTTCGTGATGAGTGCCGCTAGCGGCGCAGGCAAGACCACCCTCAAGGACAAGGTCATCGGCGAATTTCCGGACATCGTGTATTCCATCTCGGCAACGACGCGCAAGCCCCGCGAGGGCGAAGTCGACGGCGTGCACTACTTCTTCAAGACGAAGGAAGAATTCGAGCAGATGATCAAGGACGACGCACTGGTGGAATACAACCTGGTGCACGGCAACTACTACGGTACTCCCAAGTTCTTCGTGGAAGACATGCTCAGGCAGGGCAAACGAGTCCTGTTCGACATCGACGTGTTCGGCAAGGTGAACTTCGACAAGGTCTACCCCGAGGCAACGGGCATCCTCATCCTCCCCCCGAGCGAAGAAGAACTCGAACGCAGGCTCCGTGGCCGCGGCACCGACTCGGAAGAGGTCATCCAGACCCGCCTCCACAACGCGAAAAAGGAGATGGAATTCGCGAAAACGCAGGGAAAATACGAATATACCATCGTGAACGACGACCTCGAGAAGGCCGCAAACGAGCTCCGAGCTATATTAAAAGGCGAGGCTTAAGCAGGAAAAAACGCTTAAAAAGAGATCCTTCGACTACGCTGCGCTCCGCTCAGGATGACACGCAGCGCATTAAATTTTGGCGATTTTGAAGAAATTTCGCCATTTTTTGCATTTTAGACAGTTAATTTATATGTAAAGAACGGAATTTTTTACATTTCCGTCCTTTACACACAAAAGTTTTATTTCTATATTGCCCCGGCAAAAACAATAACCCCGCATTGCGGGAACCCCAAAAAGAGGTTAAAATGGCAACTGTTATCCGTCTCGCCCGCTTCGGCAAGCGTCACAACCCCATCTACCGTGCCATCGTCATCGACAACCGCAAGGCTCGCGACGATAGCTTTATCGAACAGGTCGGTTTCTACAACCCGAACCTCAAGAAGGCCGAAATCCGCTTCGACCAGGAAAAGATCCTCAAGTGGCTCTCCGTCGGCGCCCAGCCGTCCGACACCGTCCGCAACCTCCTGAAGCAGGTCGGCATCCTCGACCTGTTCCACGAGATCAAGGCCGGCCGTTCCATCGAAGGCAAGACCGCCAATCCGCGTCCGGAAAAGAAGAAGGCCGTGAAGCTCGGCCCCAAGGCCCTCGCCAAGATCGAAGCCGAAAAGGCCGCCAAGGAAGCCGCCGCTGCTGAAGCTGCCGCTGCCGCCGAAGCCCCGGCTGAAGCTGCTGCCGAGGCTCCCGCCGAAGCATAATCATGCTTTTCTAAAGAGTCCTGTGCCCCGCGCACGGGACTTTTTTTATCCCGATCGTCACTAGTCGTTAGTCAATGGTCATTGGCTTCTAGCCAGGCGGCAGAGCCGCGATTATTCAACTAACAACTAATGACTAAAGACCAATAACCATATCCCGATAAGCAATGTCCGACTCTCAGGAATACATCACCGTCTGCCAGCTCATGCGCACGCATGGCGTGAAGGGTTACATCAAGGCGATGCCCCTCACCCACGACATTACGCGCCACAAGAGCCTCAAGGACGTGCGCCTCAAAAAGACGAACGGCGAGGAACTGGA is a window encoding:
- a CDS encoding NPCBM/NEW2 domain-containing protein; the encoded protein is MKIKDSILLTLKNLLHPAGLIGLVIAIIIPAIIWFLGRPSGGHKEIIRQLDLNLPLPLFLFQMAVAIILFAFLNKDFREWFKGILPQKPFSILAIAAAIGIAVFAGTQIEARHRVQSDESVFMSVAQNMYHNHESGTCNQGIFDGTHLNCIAKSNSFKTKGLAFLYFLGMPLFGTDLHWIFNAELLMLPLAFLLMFLAIVAWTKQPLLAFLAALLMALQPTVLFQFRAMSVEPLYIFLSALSLFIFKWAYDRNTVMHWALLAITLAFFAQTRQETAFCLLSFIFFAFPKILDKKDFKAPTFFVTLSLFSVPALLTISYFQGFGFQGGEFEAHGHFLEDLKRNWIEMTRPLKENGELENPFLTYFNYLFAIGGVYLLFRAIYDATKGCRFYLWTLVFLLLYHVQTYMILENVSGDFSIQINQRYSLVMLPSMAFVAALPIAHAIEYFAASASKKEAKPLAFAGMVIVAIILSAWTFHYKEDFNKNIMYNRNHLTTEEHEILGWLKEQPEADRLFIYGRPWHFVGYGVSSIHYDRARQMSDAELQKYIDKYNGEVYYIRGLDCWDSQTYHKKAVEHRIATTCDVFEREMDLVGVKNILITNNYWVQIAKFNGRKHYNPTNIIQVSEPARESAAENSSEAPLLLNYNLKEKPEAARNWTLRISLNNLLVKDTAYAAGEYNVLVSYDKLQPGYNTVRYIVTNTEKHTKLADISKYYFNAAGGASALEQGSITEHRQDWGNLRWNKSIENHEMTINGTKFENGFGTHANSETTIGLEGKYRAFRTSFGLDDESLCSEGVSVQIIGDGQVLAASPVFQSGVVHTLTANTEGVQKLVLKTTAKGSIDCSHVDFVHPVLIP
- a CDS encoding glycosyltransferase family 2 protein, encoding MLLSVIIPVFNEEEIVAETYRVLEEELKEYEHELIFVNDGSKDRTREIVEGLLPGNPNNKIINFSRNFGHQAAFSAGLDHAIGDAVVIIDGDLQDPPSLIHEMMVKWREGYQVVYAQRNKRKGETIFKRFTAFCFYRLIGKLTSIDIPPDTGDYRLMDRCVVDQLKNLPERSRFLRGLVCWVGFKKIGVKYDRAERTAGTSKYPLKKMMRLAFDGITGFSSAPLKVSFYMGFFATLVGLGVLVWSILEKFLSPATTVPGWASLMTAIVFFAGVQLMSIGILGEYIGRIYDEVKQRPLYIEDKKN
- a CDS encoding fibrobacter succinogenes major paralogous domain-containing protein; the protein is MTDPRTPYFSYRTVEIGGRTWMAENMAWQEANSFCYDGNTHNCEIYGRLYVWGDAKNLCPEGWSLPSKGEWEELIKSVGDGSAKKAGEALKTNSGWKNDGNGTDKYGFSALPAGFWSNYSGDGGYYGLEGAAHFWSATATESGSNSAYGLKLEYTVDSASMSEYYVTGDHYYALSVRCILDTNYFVDNRDGKTYRMVKIGDQVWMAQNLNYKGEGKDTIGYCYGKNSANCNKYGRLYPIEETIEKGSVCPEGWHLPDTTEWFALFSAVDGKENAATHLNSTSGWKEPGNGDDKFGFSALPGGRGAASGSSCDGEKENAWFLSKTQCQTTSCKGRYFTANFVYSLQSAAFTDFTGTTSVSVRCLKD
- the gmk gene encoding guanylate kinase, encoding MKNKLFVMSAASGAGKTTLKDKVIGEFPDIVYSISATTRKPREGEVDGVHYFFKTKEEFEQMIKDDALVEYNLVHGNYYGTPKFFVEDMLRQGKRVLFDIDVFGKVNFDKVYPEATGILILPPSEEELERRLRGRGTDSEEVIQTRLHNAKKEMEFAKTQGKYEYTIVNDDLEKAANELRAILKGEA
- the rpsP gene encoding 30S ribosomal protein S16; protein product: MATVIRLARFGKRHNPIYRAIVIDNRKARDDSFIEQVGFYNPNLKKAEIRFDQEKILKWLSVGAQPSDTVRNLLKQVGILDLFHEIKAGRSIEGKTANPRPEKKKAVKLGPKALAKIEAEKAAKEAAAAEAAAAAEAPAEAAAEAPAEA